The proteins below come from a single Metarhizium brunneum chromosome 1, complete sequence genomic window:
- the mpr1 gene encoding Multistep phosphorelay regulator 1 encodes MSPTEDKTGADGSAELNFGDAIDMNTFDQILEMDDPGNDDFSSSIVFGFFTQAQETFDNMDTALTQKDLKTLSELGHFLKGSSATLGLVKVRDGCEKIQRYGKNENLDGSSEPDSELCLKRIAEALVTVKADYQDVEGKLKAYYGKDDEA; translated from the exons ATGTCACCCACTGAGGACAAG ACTGGCGCGGACGGTTCCGCCGAGCTCAACTTTGGAGATGCTATCGATATGAACACTTTTGACCAGATTCTGGAAATGGACGACCCCGGAAACGATGATTTCAGTTCGTCAATTGTCTTTGGCTTCTTCACCCAAGCACAAGAAACCTTTGACAATATGGACACGGCTCT AACACAGAAAGACCTGAAGACTTTATCGGAACTCGGTCACTTCCTCAAGGGCTCGTCTGCTACATTAGGGCTAGTAAAAGTCAGAGATGGCTGTGAGAAAATCCAGCGTTATGGAAAGAACGAGAATCTAGACGGGTCTTCAGAACCCGACTCTGAGTTATGTCTCAAGCGAATTGCGGAGGCCCTGGTGACCGTCAAGGCGGACTATCAAGACGTCGAGGGGAAACTTAAGGCATACTATGGCAAGGATGACGAGGCTTGA